One Microbacterium sp. zg-B96 genomic region harbors:
- a CDS encoding SIMPL domain-containing protein: MSEVIITVRGEHDRRVSPERAVVALSITVEGPDRSQVVERIAALAEPVTADLAARKDVGGVVEWSSKRVSVWSERPWNEGRRLAPVYHATVDMSATFDDPAALSWWVGEVAERDGVQIGDVIWQLTRETRASVEREVASEAVGVAVERATAYASALGLVAVTPLEVADVGLLVARPEPAPASGMMRAAFMTDAAGSPGLQFQPDDIVVSAAVEARFSAR; this comes from the coding sequence ATGAGCGAGGTCATCATCACCGTCCGCGGCGAGCACGACCGCCGGGTTTCCCCCGAGCGTGCCGTCGTGGCGCTGAGCATCACCGTCGAAGGCCCCGACCGCAGCCAGGTCGTCGAGCGCATCGCCGCCCTCGCCGAGCCGGTCACGGCCGACCTGGCCGCCCGCAAGGATGTCGGCGGCGTGGTGGAGTGGTCCAGCAAGCGCGTATCGGTGTGGTCAGAGCGCCCGTGGAATGAGGGCCGGCGACTGGCCCCCGTCTACCACGCGACCGTCGACATGAGCGCGACCTTCGACGATCCCGCTGCCCTGTCCTGGTGGGTGGGCGAGGTCGCCGAACGCGACGGCGTGCAGATCGGCGACGTCATCTGGCAGCTCACCCGCGAGACGCGGGCGTCGGTAGAGCGCGAGGTGGCATCCGAAGCCGTCGGCGTCGCAGTGGAGCGCGCGACCGCCTACGCGTCTGCGCTGGGACTCGTGGCGGTCACGCCGCTCGAAGTCGCCGACGTGGGCCTTCTCGTCGCACGCCCGGAGCCGGCACCGGCATCCGGAATGATGCGGGCGGCGTTCATGACGGATGCCGCGGGGTCGCCGGGCCTGCAGTTTCAGCCCGACGACATCGTCGTGAGCGCGGCGGTCGAAGCGCGGTTCAGCGCCCGCTGA
- a CDS encoding DUF1524 domain-containing protein, whose protein sequence is MAERKRRLPAWAWSLIGAVVLGVGLLVSPLFASGDEVVATWPSEAPTGTIAEPTATTGQTAVAVLSTLEVKGRAPQTGYEREEFGQRWLDVDRNGCDTRNDILARDLAEAVTEGGCKVITGTLADPFTGETISFLRGQNTSDDVQIDHVVALSDAWQKGAQQLTPEERARFANDPLNLLAVDGPANAQKGDSDAATWLPSNKGYRCAYVARQVSVKATYGLWVTPAEHDAIARVLESCPDEPALAPAYAPDAVESGPAPAPAETHYANCDAVRAAGAAPIRRGEPGFAEHLDRDNDGVGCAA, encoded by the coding sequence GTGGCTGAGCGCAAACGCCGCCTCCCTGCCTGGGCTTGGTCGCTGATCGGTGCCGTCGTGCTGGGCGTCGGGCTGCTGGTCTCACCGCTCTTTGCCAGTGGTGACGAGGTCGTCGCGACCTGGCCCTCCGAGGCCCCCACCGGGACGATCGCGGAACCCACCGCGACCACCGGGCAGACCGCTGTCGCTGTGCTGTCCACGCTCGAGGTCAAGGGGCGCGCCCCGCAAACCGGGTACGAGCGCGAGGAGTTCGGGCAGCGCTGGCTCGACGTCGACCGCAACGGCTGCGACACCCGCAACGACATCCTCGCCCGTGATCTGGCCGAGGCAGTCACCGAGGGCGGGTGCAAGGTGATCACGGGCACGCTGGCGGACCCCTTCACGGGGGAGACGATCTCCTTCCTGCGAGGGCAGAACACGTCGGATGATGTGCAGATCGACCACGTCGTGGCGCTCTCAGATGCCTGGCAGAAGGGCGCGCAGCAGCTCACCCCGGAGGAGCGAGCGCGCTTCGCGAACGACCCGCTGAACCTGCTGGCGGTCGACGGTCCCGCCAACGCCCAGAAGGGCGATAGCGATGCCGCGACATGGTTGCCGTCGAACAAGGGCTACCGGTGCGCGTACGTCGCCCGGCAGGTCTCGGTGAAGGCCACCTACGGACTGTGGGTGACACCGGCAGAGCACGACGCTATCGCGCGGGTGCTCGAAAGCTGCCCGGACGAGCCCGCGCTCGCGCCGGCGTATGCGCCGGATGCCGTGGAGTCGGGGCCCGCACCGGCACCGGCCGAGACCCACTATGCGAACTGCGACGCGGTGCGGGCGGCTGGAGCTGCGCCCATCCGTCGGGGCGAGCCGGGTTTTGCCGAACACCTGGACCGAGACAACGACGGCGTCGGCTGCGCCGCCTGA
- a CDS encoding DUF1345 domain-containing protein encodes MTPPATGVPWLAVDPRRNLCALATAVPVAVLAVVAYSLAVPVRFTVDTVALTVFVFWIAYSLVWLILTHWVFGRVDAKTLRGWLVATTPEAGRMPTVNVQWSILATASVGLVIVLPGLISSPLANALSVFVVLSAWLVTVSTYAVHYARLNAVEDAVEFPGKAVGPVFTDYYYLAAQIATTFSSSDVTILTTRSRAVVTGQTYISFAFSTFIIALLITVLFLG; translated from the coding sequence ATGACGCCGCCGGCAACCGGTGTTCCGTGGCTCGCAGTCGACCCACGCCGAAACCTCTGCGCCCTCGCCACCGCCGTTCCGGTGGCGGTACTTGCAGTCGTCGCCTATTCGCTCGCCGTTCCGGTGCGGTTCACCGTCGACACGGTCGCCCTCACCGTCTTCGTGTTCTGGATCGCCTACTCCCTGGTGTGGTTGATCCTGACCCATTGGGTCTTCGGACGAGTGGATGCCAAAACGTTGCGCGGCTGGCTCGTCGCGACCACGCCGGAGGCGGGCAGGATGCCGACGGTGAATGTGCAGTGGTCTATCCTCGCCACGGCATCCGTGGGTCTGGTGATCGTGCTGCCTGGGCTCATCAGCAGCCCGCTGGCCAACGCGCTCAGCGTCTTCGTGGTGCTGAGCGCCTGGCTGGTGACGGTTTCGACGTACGCCGTGCACTACGCGCGGCTGAACGCGGTCGAGGATGCCGTCGAGTTCCCCGGCAAGGCGGTGGGTCCGGTGTTCACGGACTACTACTACCTGGCCGCGCAGATCGCGACGACCTTCTCCTCGTCAGACGTCACGATCCTCACCACGCGTTCCCGTGCAGTGGTGACGGGCCAGACCTACATCTCCTTCGCGTTCAGCACCTTCATCATCGCGCTGCTGATCACCGTGCTGTTTCTGGGCTGA
- a CDS encoding alpha/beta hydrolase, with protein MKTSSERSERVDTRLGSLAVRRIGAGDMTVLWSSMFVDSHTWDVVLPLLLAGAPEREFVLIDPPGLGLSDALTRRSSIAEAADAARDALAGLGATTPVDWVGNAFGGHIGYQLATDPSIIRSFVAISAPTEPIPAHLRRQIAVLHPVLRCFGAIRPVRAAVISAMLTDASAAIPGIRDVIVESLNRPTRASMSYALRAFIIDRTDVTDRLSDIGVPSLFIASDDRGDWSPEDAVRAAASVPHARSVTVTRARTLIPLEQPVALAQAILTFWAATGA; from the coding sequence ATGAAGACCTCCTCCGAACGCTCCGAGCGTGTCGATACCCGCCTCGGCTCCCTCGCCGTTCGTCGCATCGGCGCGGGCGACATGACCGTGCTGTGGTCATCGATGTTCGTCGACAGCCATACCTGGGACGTCGTGCTACCCCTCTTACTGGCCGGTGCCCCCGAACGAGAGTTCGTCCTCATCGACCCGCCTGGGCTGGGTCTCAGCGATGCGCTTACACGGCGCAGCAGCATCGCCGAAGCAGCGGATGCCGCGCGGGACGCCCTCGCCGGGCTCGGTGCGACCACCCCTGTCGACTGGGTGGGCAACGCATTCGGTGGGCACATCGGCTATCAGCTCGCGACCGACCCCTCCATCATCCGTAGTTTCGTTGCGATCAGCGCGCCTACTGAGCCGATACCTGCTCACCTCCGGCGCCAGATCGCCGTTCTTCATCCGGTCCTGCGCTGTTTCGGAGCGATCCGACCGGTACGCGCGGCAGTGATTTCGGCGATGTTGACGGATGCCTCGGCCGCGATTCCGGGTATCCGCGACGTGATCGTCGAAAGTCTCAACCGACCCACGCGAGCCAGCATGAGTTACGCGCTGCGCGCGTTCATCATCGATCGAACCGACGTGACCGATCGCCTCTCGGACATCGGCGTCCCCAGTCTGTTCATCGCATCCGATGACCGGGGAGACTGGAGCCCCGAGGATGCTGTGCGCGCGGCGGCATCCGTGCCGCACGCCAGATCCGTCACAGTCACCCGAGCGCGCACGCTCATTCCGCTCGAGCAGCCCGTTGCACTTGCGCAGGCGATCCTCACATTCTGGGCAGCCACCGGCGCGTAG
- a CDS encoding DUF427 domain-containing protein translates to MNARLVWEPHRVVPSYAVPVADIHAPLIEPRAVAPMPPPRPWLDPGNAFAIHTTSGSAWTIPTRGDPLVDAAFTTDDADLTGFAIIDWAAFDEWLEEEVTVFGHPHDPFQRIDCLMSDRHVVVSVGDRVLADSRRPTLLLETHLPTRYYLPRADVNMDLLEPSPTHTVCAYKGQASYFSARIGDELIRDAAWTYPHPLHDGAPVRDLLCFYDDRVTVTVG, encoded by the coding sequence ATGAATGCACGCCTCGTGTGGGAGCCGCACCGGGTGGTGCCCTCGTACGCCGTCCCCGTTGCCGACATCCACGCGCCACTGATCGAGCCGCGCGCGGTCGCACCCATGCCGCCGCCGCGGCCGTGGCTCGATCCCGGCAACGCGTTCGCAATCCACACCACGTCAGGAAGCGCCTGGACGATCCCCACGCGCGGCGACCCCTTGGTCGACGCGGCATTCACTACGGACGACGCCGACCTCACCGGGTTCGCGATCATCGACTGGGCGGCGTTCGACGAGTGGCTCGAAGAGGAAGTGACCGTCTTCGGGCATCCACACGATCCGTTCCAGCGGATCGACTGCCTGATGTCGGATCGCCACGTCGTGGTGTCCGTCGGCGATCGCGTTCTCGCGGACTCGCGACGCCCGACGCTGTTGCTGGAGACGCATCTGCCGACGCGCTACTACCTCCCCCGCGCCGATGTGAACATGGACCTGCTCGAGCCGAGCCCGACGCACACCGTCTGCGCGTACAAGGGGCAGGCGTCGTACTTCTCCGCACGCATCGGCGACGAGTTGATCCGGGATGCCGCGTGGACGTATCCGCACCCGCTGCACGATGGCGCGCCAGTGCGCGACCTGCTCTGTTTCTACGACGACCGCGTGACCGTCACGGTGGGCTGA
- the ftsE gene encoding cell division ATP-binding protein FtsE, whose product MIRFENVTKRYRGTSKPALSDVDFEVQRGEFVFLVGASGSGKSSCLRLILREDSPSEGRVVVLGRDLRTLSNRKVPYFRRHIGSVFQDFRLLPNKTVFQNVAFTLQVIGSSRAFIHQAVPEVLALVGLEGKQKRLPHELSGGEQQRVAIARALVNRPQVLLADEPTGNLDPATSVDIMQLLARINAGGTTVVMATHEAGFVDAMQRRVIELSGGVMVRDERHGGYGDISAIPTLMPAEERGAAAVAALTAVLELQREIISTADGETPAATDATVSRVATTRLDTAVSAGPSTNGTPAVPAPPLPPVPVVTPLPPASAQPAAPVPQPASAPDEQPAAESAEPPTRTNPVTIELPPVELDELGLADRLGLRGRSDDEVGPTS is encoded by the coding sequence ATGATCCGGTTCGAGAACGTCACGAAGCGCTATCGCGGCACGAGCAAACCCGCACTCAGCGATGTCGACTTCGAGGTGCAGCGCGGCGAGTTCGTGTTCCTCGTTGGCGCGTCCGGCTCGGGTAAGTCCTCGTGCCTTCGGTTGATCCTGCGCGAAGACAGCCCCAGCGAAGGGCGTGTGGTCGTGCTCGGCCGCGACCTGCGGACGCTGTCCAACCGCAAGGTCCCTTACTTCCGCCGCCACATCGGCTCGGTCTTCCAGGACTTCCGGCTACTGCCGAACAAGACGGTGTTCCAAAACGTCGCGTTCACGCTGCAGGTGATCGGTTCATCCCGCGCTTTCATCCATCAGGCGGTGCCCGAGGTGCTCGCACTGGTCGGGCTGGAAGGCAAGCAGAAGCGCCTGCCCCATGAGCTGTCCGGTGGTGAGCAGCAGCGCGTCGCGATCGCCCGCGCGCTGGTGAACCGCCCTCAGGTGCTGCTGGCCGACGAGCCCACCGGAAATCTCGACCCCGCAACGTCCGTCGACATCATGCAGCTGCTGGCCCGCATCAATGCCGGCGGCACCACGGTGGTGATGGCCACCCACGAGGCCGGCTTCGTCGACGCCATGCAGCGGCGGGTGATCGAGCTCAGCGGCGGCGTGATGGTGCGCGATGAGCGCCACGGCGGTTACGGCGACATCTCTGCGATCCCGACCCTCATGCCCGCCGAGGAGAGGGGCGCGGCCGCGGTCGCCGCCCTCACCGCAGTGCTCGAACTGCAGCGCGAGATCATCAGCACCGCCGATGGCGAGACCCCGGCGGCGACGGATGCCACCGTGTCCCGCGTCGCCACGACCCGCCTCGACACCGCGGTATCCGCCGGCCCATCGACCAACGGCACTCCCGCCGTCCCGGCGCCGCCGCTGCCGCCCGTACCGGTCGTGACGCCGTTGCCGCCGGCATCAGCCCAGCCTGCGGCGCCCGTGCCGCAACCGGCATCCGCTCCCGATGAGCAGCCCGCCGCCGAGTCGGCCGAGCCGCCCACCCGAACCAACCCGGTGACGATCGAACTGCCTCCGGTGGAGCTGGACGAGCTGGGCCTGGCCGACCGGCTGGGCCTGCGCGGTCGCTCCGACGACGAAGTGGGGCCGACCTCGTGA
- the ftsX gene encoding permease-like cell division protein FtsX, translating into MRIGLILGEALSGLRRNVSMVISVVLVTFVSLTFVGAGMLMQMQIGKMQDYWVDRAQVAVYMCTGNSQAPTCVDGVATEEQVALVQEKLDSAALTPLIGDVRFETQDEAYQNVIDLLGEDYASIVTPDQLNQTFWINLVDQTQSEVIIEAFGGMTGVEEVADQLQYLDPLFSALTVATYLAVGIAALMLIAAVLLIATTIRLSAFARRRELGIMRLVGASNRFIQTPFILEGVFAAFIGSLLACVAIIAGVQIGVNDYLRGRVEFITTWVDMGDAALVLPVMIIIGVVLAAVSAGFAIRRWLRT; encoded by the coding sequence GTGAGAATCGGACTGATTCTCGGCGAGGCCCTGTCGGGCCTGCGCCGCAATGTCTCGATGGTGATCTCCGTCGTGCTCGTCACGTTCGTCTCGCTCACGTTCGTGGGCGCCGGCATGCTGATGCAGATGCAGATCGGCAAGATGCAGGACTACTGGGTCGATCGCGCCCAGGTTGCCGTCTACATGTGCACCGGCAACTCGCAAGCGCCCACCTGCGTCGATGGGGTCGCCACCGAGGAACAGGTGGCGCTGGTGCAGGAGAAGCTCGACAGCGCGGCACTGACGCCGCTGATCGGCGATGTGCGCTTCGAAACCCAGGACGAGGCGTACCAGAACGTCATCGATCTGCTGGGCGAGGACTACGCCAGCATCGTCACCCCCGACCAGCTCAACCAGACCTTCTGGATCAACCTCGTCGACCAGACGCAGTCTGAGGTGATCATCGAGGCGTTCGGCGGGATGACGGGCGTCGAGGAGGTGGCCGATCAGCTGCAGTACCTTGATCCGCTGTTCTCCGCCCTGACGGTTGCGACCTACCTGGCGGTGGGGATCGCGGCGCTCATGCTCATCGCCGCGGTGCTGCTGATCGCGACGACCATCCGGCTGTCGGCGTTCGCGCGCCGGCGAGAGCTCGGCATCATGCGCCTCGTGGGTGCGTCCAACCGGTTCATCCAGACCCCGTTCATCCTCGAGGGTGTGTTCGCTGCGTTCATCGGATCGCTGCTGGCGTGCGTGGCGATCATCGCGGGGGTGCAGATCGGCGTCAACGACTACCTGCGCGGCCGGGTCGAATTCATCACCACGTGGGTGGACATGGGGGATGCCGCACTCGTGCTGCCCGTCATGATCATCATCGGAGTCGTGCTCGCCGCGGTTTCCGCCGGTTTCGCCATCCGCCGCTGGCTGCGCACGTAG
- a CDS encoding TetR/AcrR family transcriptional regulator: MKARKYRMSARADAAELTGQRIIDCMLERLRTTPYERIRLDDVAADAGVTSQTVIRRFGSKPVLMTTTVERELGRIAAKREAALRSGSAETIRALVEHYDEYGLLILKTYSEASLVPGLPDIVARGRAYHLDWCRRAFSEHLSPCSDDASRQRRLAQIVSICDATTWRILRFDGNLSTAQTELAVTELLTPLLR, encoded by the coding sequence ATGAAAGCGCGCAAGTACCGGATGTCGGCCCGAGCAGACGCCGCAGAGCTCACGGGTCAGCGGATCATCGACTGCATGCTCGAGCGCCTGCGCACCACCCCATACGAGCGGATCAGACTTGACGACGTCGCCGCGGACGCCGGCGTGACCTCGCAGACGGTGATCCGCCGGTTCGGCAGCAAACCGGTGCTGATGACCACCACAGTCGAACGCGAACTCGGACGCATCGCGGCGAAGCGCGAGGCAGCGCTGCGATCCGGCTCAGCTGAGACGATTCGAGCGCTGGTGGAGCACTACGACGAGTACGGGCTGCTGATCCTCAAGACCTACTCCGAGGCCTCACTCGTGCCAGGGCTGCCGGACATCGTCGCGCGCGGCAGGGCGTATCACCTTGATTGGTGCCGACGCGCCTTTTCTGAGCACCTTTCGCCGTGCTCCGACGACGCGTCCCGACAGAGGCGGCTCGCCCAGATCGTGTCCATCTGCGACGCGACCACCTGGCGGATCCTGCGATTCGACGGCAACTTGTCCACGGCCCAGACCGAACTCGCGGTCACCGAACTGCTGACTCCGCTTCTGCGCTGA
- a CDS encoding DUF6226 family protein: MFRDADGKVIDYGSRWGGSPPEDTYSVDTHPERFAPLHAVAEALIAHLCDTYDVEVDDGAETAADLLRPAYHDVVRAVRIRPKDPACAPLTMVFTAYPGIFMHAGLLNDFQYPVCGCDACDSNWEGEADDLERQVLAVVTGHYRESITHGIRPWVEHSFSYPDGGGRGGRSLAQDIPAARVKAAKPILRSTPDGWSAWPPSTSCS, from the coding sequence GTGTTCCGCGACGCCGACGGTAAGGTCATCGACTACGGGAGCCGGTGGGGCGGGTCACCTCCGGAGGACACCTACTCGGTGGACACGCACCCGGAGAGGTTCGCGCCACTGCACGCCGTCGCGGAAGCACTCATCGCGCACCTCTGCGATACCTACGACGTCGAGGTCGACGACGGCGCGGAGACGGCGGCGGATCTGCTTCGCCCCGCGTATCACGACGTGGTGCGCGCCGTGCGGATCCGACCGAAGGACCCGGCGTGCGCGCCCCTGACGATGGTCTTCACCGCATACCCGGGGATCTTCATGCACGCGGGACTGCTCAACGACTTTCAATACCCGGTCTGCGGTTGCGACGCCTGCGACTCGAACTGGGAAGGGGAAGCCGACGACCTCGAACGACAAGTGCTCGCCGTCGTCACCGGGCACTATCGCGAGAGCATCACCCACGGCATCCGGCCTTGGGTAGAGCACAGCTTCAGCTACCCCGACGGGGGTGGACGTGGTGGGCGGTCTCTCGCGCAAGATATCCCCGCAGCGCGCGTCAAAGCGGCTAAGCCCATCCTCCGAAGCACACCCGACGGGTGGTCCGCATGGCCTCCCTCAACCTCGTGCTCATGA
- a CDS encoding tautomerase family protein: MPLIQVSIGAGRTDDQVRALVTELTDATVRAIGARREAVSVIVTQVEGTHWANGGTTLADKKAAREAAAQS, from the coding sequence ATGCCACTCATCCAGGTCTCCATCGGTGCCGGTCGCACCGATGATCAGGTCCGCGCGCTCGTGACCGAGCTGACGGATGCCACCGTGCGCGCGATCGGCGCCAGGCGCGAGGCGGTCAGCGTGATTGTCACCCAGGTGGAGGGCACCCACTGGGCCAACGGCGGGACTACGCTCGCCGACAAGAAGGCCGCACGCGAGGCGGCCGCGCAGTCCTGA
- the smpB gene encoding SsrA-binding protein SmpB — protein MPRERGEKVIATNRRARHDYAIEKTYEAGIVLTGTEVKSLRQGRANLTDGYAYIDGGEAFLDSVHIPEYSQGHWTNHATKRTRKLLLHKDEIVKISHAVSAGGYTLVPLKLYFADGRAKVEIAVAKGKREFEKRQTIREREDKREAERAMRSRNRLGE, from the coding sequence ATGCCCAGGGAACGCGGGGAGAAGGTCATCGCGACCAATCGTCGCGCGCGCCACGATTACGCGATCGAGAAGACGTACGAGGCGGGCATCGTGCTCACCGGTACCGAAGTGAAGTCGTTGCGGCAGGGTCGAGCCAACCTCACCGACGGGTACGCGTACATCGACGGGGGAGAGGCCTTCCTCGACTCCGTGCACATCCCGGAGTACTCCCAGGGGCACTGGACCAATCACGCCACCAAGCGCACCCGCAAGCTGCTGCTGCACAAGGACGAGATCGTGAAGATCTCGCACGCCGTCTCGGCGGGCGGCTACACCCTGGTGCCGCTGAAGCTGTACTTCGCCGACGGCCGCGCCAAGGTCGAGATCGCGGTCGCGAAGGGCAAGCGCGAGTTCGAGAAGCGTCAGACGATCCGCGAGCGCGAAGACAAGCGCGAGGCGGAGCGCGCCATGCGCTCCCGCAACCGCCTCGGCGAGTGA
- a CDS encoding DUF4062 domain-containing protein translates to MVRGASVIRTPDQRLRVFVSSTLTEMAEERSVVRSVIERLALTPVMFELGARPHPPRSLYRAYLEQSDIFVGLYWESYGWVAPDEQVSGLEDEYNLSPDIPRLIYVKRSVNRQDRLEGLLDRIRDDDRVSYVAFGTSDELAALVTADIAILLAERFANDRRESMEPQPELGSAATDARPPTPLTSLIGRESEIKLCSDILRSGERRLVTLTGPGGIGKTRLALAVAREVEGSFAEGTCFVDLAPIRDPALVMSAIAEALGVRDSGEVPLHQKIVHAMGQRRMLIVLDNFEQVIDAAGDLRTLLDGTDVSLLVTSRILLHIDGEQAVTVAPIPSPAAIELFVERARAIKPDFALTSENAEDVATVITAVDSVPLAIELAAARILVLPPKELIRRLDKTLLLLARGNRGQADRHSTLRATIDWSTDLLTQSERTLFRRLGVFRGSFALDAVEWMCEDLREAVALDLLSALVDGSLVQARQDTGRASFTMLATLREYAREELEQAGDLEASQQRHAAFYSQLAVQAETELVGAGQHAWIARLRAEYEDLRAAIEFYLRAEQAHAVVAIVWPLNWFWWASSRVADLTAWMSAVADASYVLDERTRRIAEFYLVSAAIWILPDPARIPDFDRLLAYFVESEDIFGEIFLRSSLALLHLAKEPPDVDAADQHLQRAQQIADQTQSSFLTSMTLLIRGQAATVRKALSEAEALFNASLQLSRDSGDALSQAGALHSLGWLSVLGGQLSLASDYFKGELTIASGARHEEGVALGLEGFFAVAALQDDLERAGTYLGAAETVRARRGIDGPSILSSHQHVLAQVESSPGAETFKAGRKAGRLADIDTIVEDALTGAASAPDPGRPDNQDLSAPVQRSAELGH, encoded by the coding sequence ATGGTCCGGGGCGCCAGCGTCATCAGAACACCTGATCAGCGCCTCCGTGTATTCGTAAGTTCTACGCTGACCGAAATGGCGGAGGAACGCAGCGTCGTTCGATCTGTGATCGAGCGCTTGGCGTTGACCCCAGTGATGTTCGAGTTGGGTGCGCGACCGCACCCACCACGATCGTTGTATCGGGCGTATCTCGAGCAGTCCGACATCTTCGTGGGGCTTTATTGGGAGTCGTACGGATGGGTCGCTCCGGACGAGCAAGTTTCAGGACTTGAGGACGAGTACAATCTGTCCCCGGACATTCCCAGGCTCATCTACGTCAAGCGGTCTGTGAACCGACAGGATCGTCTTGAGGGATTGCTCGATCGCATCCGCGACGACGACCGGGTGTCGTACGTGGCGTTCGGCACTTCCGACGAACTCGCTGCGCTGGTGACCGCAGATATCGCGATCCTGCTTGCAGAGCGATTCGCCAACGACCGGCGCGAATCGATGGAGCCGCAGCCGGAACTGGGCAGTGCGGCGACGGATGCGCGTCCGCCGACGCCGCTCACGTCGTTGATCGGCCGGGAGAGTGAGATCAAGCTGTGCAGCGACATCTTGAGGTCTGGGGAACGGCGACTCGTCACGCTTACCGGGCCGGGGGGCATTGGCAAGACGCGCCTCGCTCTCGCCGTAGCCCGGGAGGTCGAAGGATCATTCGCCGAAGGAACCTGCTTCGTCGACCTCGCACCGATACGCGATCCCGCTCTCGTCATGTCCGCGATCGCTGAAGCGCTGGGCGTGCGGGACAGTGGGGAGGTGCCGCTCCACCAGAAGATCGTGCACGCCATGGGCCAACGACGCATGCTCATCGTGCTGGACAACTTTGAACAGGTCATCGACGCCGCGGGCGATCTCAGGACGCTACTGGACGGCACGGACGTATCGCTGCTCGTGACGTCCCGCATCTTGCTCCACATTGACGGCGAGCAGGCGGTAACGGTCGCGCCGATCCCGTCTCCGGCGGCGATAGAACTCTTCGTGGAGCGGGCCCGCGCGATCAAACCCGACTTCGCGCTCACCAGCGAAAACGCTGAAGACGTCGCTACGGTGATCACCGCTGTGGACAGCGTTCCGCTCGCGATCGAACTCGCAGCTGCTCGCATTCTTGTCTTGCCCCCAAAGGAACTAATCAGGCGACTTGACAAGACTCTGCTGCTCCTCGCGCGCGGCAATCGGGGACAGGCCGACCGCCACAGCACCCTGCGGGCAACGATTGATTGGAGCACCGACCTACTCACGCAGAGTGAGCGGACCCTGTTCCGACGGCTAGGTGTGTTCCGCGGCAGCTTCGCCCTCGACGCCGTGGAGTGGATGTGCGAAGACTTGCGGGAGGCCGTCGCCCTTGATCTGCTGTCGGCTTTGGTGGACGGCAGCTTGGTCCAGGCCAGGCAGGACACCGGTCGCGCATCGTTCACGATGCTAGCCACGCTCAGAGAGTACGCAAGGGAGGAGCTCGAGCAGGCTGGGGACTTGGAAGCATCGCAGCAGAGGCACGCGGCCTTCTACTCGCAGCTCGCAGTCCAAGCCGAAACGGAACTCGTCGGTGCTGGACAGCACGCCTGGATTGCGCGGCTGCGAGCCGAGTACGAAGACCTCCGCGCGGCGATCGAGTTCTACTTGCGAGCCGAGCAAGCACATGCGGTGGTTGCGATCGTTTGGCCGCTGAACTGGTTCTGGTGGGCTTCGAGCCGGGTCGCCGACCTCACCGCCTGGATGAGCGCTGTCGCCGATGCGAGTTATGTCCTGGACGAACGCACCCGCCGCATCGCCGAGTTCTACCTGGTCTCAGCAGCGATTTGGATTTTGCCGGATCCCGCCCGCATCCCAGACTTCGACCGGCTGCTCGCCTACTTCGTCGAATCGGAAGACATCTTCGGGGAGATCTTCCTACGCTCGTCGCTCGCACTCCTGCACCTGGCGAAAGAGCCGCCCGACGTTGATGCCGCTGATCAACACCTGCAACGAGCGCAGCAGATCGCCGATCAGACGCAAAGCAGCTTTCTCACATCGATGACGCTGCTAATCCGCGGACAAGCAGCCACTGTGCGCAAGGCTCTCTCAGAGGCCGAGGCGCTGTTCAACGCGAGCCTGCAGCTGTCTCGTGACAGCGGAGACGCGCTCAGCCAGGCTGGTGCTCTCCATTCACTTGGATGGCTGAGCGTCCTCGGCGGTCAGCTCTCCCTCGCGAGCGACTACTTCAAGGGGGAGCTGACAATCGCCTCCGGTGCCAGGCACGAGGAGGGAGTCGCACTTGGCCTTGAAGGGTTCTTCGCCGTCGCTGCCCTACAAGACGATCTTGAGCGCGCCGGCACCTACCTGGGCGCCGCCGAGACCGTTCGCGCACGCCGTGGGATCGATGGACCTTCGATCCTCTCATCCCACCAGCATGTCCTGGCGCAGGTCGAATCCTCACCAGGGGCAGAAACCTTCAAGGCCGGTCGAAAAGCGGGCCGGCTCGCTGACATCGACACCATAGTTGAAGATGCGCTGACTGGTGCAGCATCCGCCCCGGATCCAGGTCGCCCCGACAACCAGGACTTATCAGCGCCCGTTCAGCGCAGCGCGGAGCTGGGTCATTAG